The DNA sequence GATTTCCGCCTCAGGAGCGGTAATCGACAGGCGCAGCACCTCTTCCTTCTCGCCCCGACGCATGGCCAGCATCCGGTGCGAGGGGATGACTTTCAGCGGCTCCTGATAATCATAGTACATCTCGAACTTGGTCACCGCTTTGGCCTGCTCGGCGGCCACCAGCGAGCAGAAAATCCCCTGCTCCCAGGTCAACTGGCGCACCAGGGCGCGGGCGTCGGCATCCTCGCTCAGCCCCTCGGCGAGGATATGTCCGGCCCCGGCCAGGGCGGCGGCGGCATCGGGCACCTCTTTTTCCGGATCGACGAAGGGTGCGGCGGCCTCCTCGGGGGTGCCGCATTGCAACTGCTGGGCGGCGATCAGCGCGGCCAGCGGCTCCAAACCCCGCTCGCGGGCGATGGTCGCCTTGGTGCGGCGCTTCGGTTTGTAGGGCAGATAGAGATCTTCCAGCTCGGTCTTCTGCCGGGTCGCCTCGATGCGGCCTTTCAATTCCGGCGTCAGCTTGCCTAGCTCTTCGATGGTCTTGAGGACCGTGACCTTGCGTTCCTCCAGCTCGCCGAAATAGGCCAGCCGCTCTTCCAGAGAGCGAATCTGCACCTCGTCGAGTTCGCCGGTGCGTTCCTTACGGTAACGGGCGATAAAGGGGACGGTCGCCCCCTCGCGCAGAAGTTCGACGGTGTTGTCAACCTGGGGAAATTTAAGACCGGATTCCTCGACCAGATAGCCGAGTACCCGGGAAAGCTGCTGGGGAGTCAATGCCATGGGTGGTTCCTTTTTGTGGAGATGAGATAAAAACCGGCCTCGCGCCCGCTCCTTGCAGTCGGATCGCGTAGGATGCGGTGAATGCAATGAACCGCATCATTTCATCCGACGCGGTTCGCTGCGCTCACCGCATCCTACAAGACTCCGTGTACTCTGCGAGCTCAAGAGAGCGAAGCGAACGGGCGCGAGGCCGACTCTGATTTTCAAAGGGGCGGGATTGTAGCATGGGGGCAAGAGGAAGAGAAGCCCGTTCGCCGGGCGGCGGTTTCTGTGGGACGGAGCAGACCGACCGCGCTAGATTTATTCTTGGCATAGGTGCAACGAAGGAGGTGTTTGCGAACCTTTCCGCATGAATGTTGCCTGTTTTAAATATTGCTGGATTGTTACAAATACAAGGTATATATATTTTAAACACGATAATTTGGAACAAGAGGCGGCATTATGAATCTCACGGCGGAACAGAGAATCCTTGATCTTTTCGGCAAACAAAGCGTGGTTCGCTCCCGCGACCTGGAACAGTACGAGATTTCTCGCATGGAGATCAGTCGGCTTTGTAAGCGGGGAGTGGTCCAGCGAGTCGGGCGTGGTCTCTATCGGCTAACAACCGCAGGGATCACGGAACATCAGACTCTGGCCGAAGTTGGCAAAGCAATACCTCACGGCGTCGTCTGCCTCCTTTCCGCACTACGCTTTCATGATCTGACAACCCAAGCGCCATTCGAGGTCTGGATGGCAATTGACGTCAAAGCTCATCTTCCAAAAACCAGTCTGCCGATAAAGTTTGTCCGATTTTCCGGCCCCTCGCTCAGGGAAGGGCTGGAAGTACACCAGGTGGAAGGGGTGGAGATAAAGGTTTACTGCCTGGCCAAGACTGTTGCCGATTGTTTCAAGTACCGCCACAAGATCGGGCTTGATGTCGCGCTTGAGGCACTGCGTGAAAGCTGCAAAAGTGGTCGTTGTACAATAGATGATCTCTGGCGTTATGCGAAGGTCTGTCGGGTAAGCAACGTCATGAGGCCGTATCTGGAGGCACTGTCCCTATGACTCGGCAACATAGGCCCAATATCGCGGCATCGGTTCGCCAGCGTCTGCTTGACCAAGCCAGATCGAAACGGATCGATTTCAACCTCCTTCTTACCCGGTACGGCCTGGAAAGATTTCTGTACCGGCTGGGGTGCTCCGAATACCGGGAACGCTTCATCCTCAAGGGAGCAATGCTCTTCCCTCTATGGGGTGTTGTCAGTTACCGTTCGACACGGGATGTCGATTTGCTTGGTTACGGAGAAAGCGAGCTGGCCGCGCTGGTTGAAGTGTTTCGCAGGATTAGCCGGACAGAAGTGGCGGATGACGGCGTGATCTTTGACCCGGCAAGTGTCCAGGCGGAAGACATCAGGGATCAAATGGAGTATGCCGGCACAAGAATCAAGCTCAACGCGGACCTTGCCGGTGCTCGAATTCATCTGCAGGTTGATATCGGTTTCGGCGATGTGGTCACACCGGCCGCGGCTACTGCCGATTATCCCACCGTGCTCGATCAGCCGGCTCCACATATACGTGTGTATCCACGCGAAACGGTCGTTGCAGAAAAATTCCAGGCGATGGTTCACTTGGGCATTGCCAACAGCCGCATGAAAGACTTCCATGATCTGTGGGTTCTCGGAAGCCAGTTCGATTTCGACGGAGCAACACTGACAGCCGCGCTTGTCCGAACCTTTGAGCGAAGAAACACGCCCTTGCCGAACACGGTCCCATTGGCTCTGACCCCTGAATTCTTCCTTGACGACCGAAAGATCAGGCAGTGGAAAGCATTTCTCAATCGGGCGGGGTTGGAGATAAAGCCTGAGTTGTCTGAGGTTGCGGCATTTATTGCCGGGTTTGTCATGCCCTTGATAGATAGCGGTTCTCATCGGGGAGCACCCGATGGGGCATGGTGGCAAGCAGGTGGCCCATGGCAGGCGGGCCTCGCGCCCACTCGCCATGCGCTCATTTGAGCATGAAGGGAATACAGAAAAGCTGGTGAGGGCGGGCGCGAGGCCGACTCTGATTTTCAAAGGGGCGGGATTGTAGCATGGGGGCAAGAGGAAGAGAAGCCCGTTCGCCGAAAGGCGGTTTATACGGTTGACGATCCGAAACGCCTGCGCTAGATTGGCGAAGTTTCATTTGCGCCCACTTGCCGGAGAGTATCAGACAAGAAAAACAGTTGAACACCTGAAACCCTATTTCGAGGGTGTTCTGCAGCTACCAAAAGGAATATTAAAATGAAGTCTCTTTTCTCAACATTGCTCATCTTGCTCACAACAGGTTGTAATGCAAACCTTGCCCAAATCAACAATTCATTAGAAGGCGTGAATCATGTTTTTGCCGGAAACATGGCTATTTCAAACATAAATCAAGCACAAGAAATAGATATTATGCCCATGTCGAATGCAGAAGATGAAAACTTAAGAGTTGCATTAAATGAAGCAAAGAACAACATTTACGGATTCTTGACAACAAATTCATGCATTAAAAGTCATAACGGCAGTATGTTAAATAAATATGCAGCACCTGGTAAAGTCTTCCCTAGTCACAACTACACAAAAGCACCTATACCAACCACAAAGTACCATGACAAAAATTCTTGCATGAAAATAAGAGACATAAGTTCCATAAAAATGCCCGCGAAAAACGCTTTATCTTTCGAAGTTGTATACATCTCAGAAACAAGCGGAGAATCGGTGAAATTTGATCAT is a window from the Desulfuromonas acetexigens genome containing:
- a CDS encoding nucleotidyl transferase AbiEii/AbiGii toxin family protein translates to MTRQHRPNIAASVRQRLLDQARSKRIDFNLLLTRYGLERFLYRLGCSEYRERFILKGAMLFPLWGVVSYRSTRDVDLLGYGESELAALVEVFRRISRTEVADDGVIFDPASVQAEDIRDQMEYAGTRIKLNADLAGARIHLQVDIGFGDVVTPAAATADYPTVLDQPAPHIRVYPRETVVAEKFQAMVHLGIANSRMKDFHDLWVLGSQFDFDGATLTAALVRTFERRNTPLPNTVPLALTPEFFLDDRKIRQWKAFLNRAGLEIKPELSEVAAFIAGFVMPLIDSGSHRGAPDGAWWQAGGPWQAGLAPTRHALI
- a CDS encoding type IV toxin-antitoxin system AbiEi family antitoxin domain-containing protein, which codes for MNLTAEQRILDLFGKQSVVRSRDLEQYEISRMEISRLCKRGVVQRVGRGLYRLTTAGITEHQTLAEVGKAIPHGVVCLLSALRFHDLTTQAPFEVWMAIDVKAHLPKTSLPIKFVRFSGPSLREGLEVHQVEGVEIKVYCLAKTVADCFKYRHKIGLDVALEALRESCKSGRCTIDDLWRYAKVCRVSNVMRPYLEALSL